A portion of the Pseudoalteromonas luteoviolacea genome contains these proteins:
- a CDS encoding MBL fold metallo-hydrolase — protein sequence MNIPITNPIKIVVKHTGNVKIHTFISSYEGDNIANATHIIESENVLVLIDGQFLSPYAKKFREYADSLKKPIERLYLSHRHPDHWFGLGDAFADIEIYTLPETIDFLKAHGEESREDHMGKLGDLAPEKVVIPQHVVSPGIEIIDGVKYVIERIVDTEIDYGITLKLPDLGVFIAQDLLYSGTHLYLTKYLDHWMEQHEDMLTSDYDLFLPGHGAPADKNEVLENLKYLIAAKQAIADGLKNQEFKAFMLNKFPTRQCPAIFDIYLPRLFDGASEY from the coding sequence ATGAACATACCTATTACCAACCCTATCAAAATTGTTGTTAAACACACAGGCAATGTAAAAATCCATACATTCATCTCTTCATACGAAGGCGATAATATTGCCAATGCAACACACATTATTGAAAGTGAAAATGTCCTAGTACTGATTGATGGCCAATTTTTAAGCCCCTATGCGAAGAAGTTTCGCGAGTACGCCGACAGTTTAAAAAAGCCAATCGAACGTTTGTATTTATCACATCGCCATCCAGATCATTGGTTTGGCCTTGGGGATGCATTTGCAGATATTGAGATATATACCTTGCCTGAAACCATCGACTTTTTAAAAGCGCATGGTGAAGAGTCTCGTGAAGACCATATGGGTAAATTAGGCGACCTCGCGCCGGAAAAAGTCGTTATCCCACAACATGTGGTCAGCCCCGGTATTGAGATCATCGACGGCGTAAAATATGTCATTGAGCGTATCGTCGATACGGAAATTGATTATGGGATCACCTTAAAGCTCCCCGACCTCGGCGTATTTATCGCCCAAGATTTGCTCTACAGCGGCACGCATTTGTATCTGACCAAATATCTCGATCATTGGATGGAGCAACATGAAGATATGCTGACATCCGACTATGACTTATTTTTACCAGGACACGGTGCACCTGCAGATAAAAATGAAGTGCTCGAAAACCTCAAGTATCTGATTGCCGCTAAGCAAGCCATTGCTGATGGACTGAAAAATCAAGAATTTAAAGCGTTTATGCTCAACAAATTTCCAACTAGGCAGTGCCCAGCCATTTTCGATATTTACCTACCCAGACTCTTTGATGGCGCAAGCGAATATTAA
- a CDS encoding alpha-keto acid decarboxylase family protein, whose amino-acid sequence MDTQYTVGQYLTQRLEELGLGHLFSIAGDYTIEWINKHIEPSSIELIEEVNELNAGYAADGYARLKGIGAMCFTYSAGTLSAVNAVAASYAERIPVVVVNGAPSIQKRLTAQQTGFTYHHMIDGETDLNIYKNITAAAIKIDNPELAPRLIDYALTECISQKRPAYIELLEDMVEQPCAAPQGKLTPLTPIPLQVNVDQAIDKIQQVLTQAERPIIWLGAEVDRMGLHEEANALIRKLNLPYVTELISKAVFSENDPLFAGVFDGQASSEVTQKLVNESDFILGLGVWLSDINSLGQAVNYDKTALISWDTVKLGTYFVPQVPLANFIEELNQKPLSNLSACAIPSEAPDSSEQFSGDISYQGFYDFIQSKEYINDNVLIGSDASLNFFGSLLLKVGTPRGFVAQPTYSSIGYIGPAATGMSLAKQDHQRVFVFSGDGGFQMTPQCLSTQTRFKLNPIIFVMDNGVYGVEQWLYDAEIFSSDQPFFDSCILHQWDYCKLADVFGCKGWKANTYEELNEAILGALENLDSPSLIQVRVPPKSLPDNAKWKKK is encoded by the coding sequence ATGGATACACAATACACAGTAGGACAGTACCTCACTCAAAGACTTGAAGAGCTTGGCCTAGGTCACTTATTTTCAATCGCGGGGGACTACACCATTGAATGGATCAACAAACATATTGAGCCAAGCAGTATTGAGCTTATTGAAGAGGTCAACGAACTGAACGCAGGTTATGCAGCGGATGGCTATGCCAGATTAAAAGGCATTGGCGCTATGTGCTTTACGTATTCTGCCGGCACCCTCAGCGCAGTAAACGCAGTTGCGGCATCTTACGCAGAACGCATCCCCGTGGTTGTGGTCAACGGCGCACCGAGCATACAAAAGCGTCTCACCGCCCAGCAAACTGGCTTTACGTACCACCATATGATTGATGGCGAAACCGACTTAAATATCTACAAAAATATCACCGCAGCGGCAATCAAAATAGATAACCCTGAACTTGCGCCCAGGCTGATTGACTATGCTCTGACTGAGTGTATCTCACAAAAACGCCCCGCTTACATAGAGCTGCTGGAAGATATGGTAGAACAGCCTTGTGCAGCCCCACAAGGCAAGCTTACACCGCTTACGCCTATCCCGCTGCAAGTCAATGTAGACCAAGCCATTGATAAAATTCAGCAAGTTTTAACACAGGCTGAGCGCCCTATTATTTGGCTAGGTGCGGAAGTTGATCGTATGGGCCTTCATGAGGAGGCCAATGCTTTAATCAGAAAACTAAACTTGCCTTATGTGACAGAGCTCATCAGCAAAGCGGTATTTTCCGAAAACGACCCGCTCTTTGCAGGTGTTTTTGATGGTCAAGCCTCTTCTGAGGTCACCCAAAAATTAGTCAATGAGTCTGACTTTATATTAGGCTTAGGTGTCTGGCTGTCAGATATAAACTCACTGGGCCAAGCGGTAAATTATGATAAAACCGCGCTTATTTCATGGGATACCGTGAAGCTGGGTACCTACTTTGTGCCACAGGTACCACTGGCAAACTTTATCGAAGAACTGAATCAAAAGCCACTCTCAAACTTGTCTGCATGTGCAATCCCAAGCGAAGCACCAGACAGTAGCGAGCAATTTAGCGGAGATATCAGCTACCAAGGCTTTTATGACTTTATCCAGAGCAAAGAATACATTAACGACAACGTGCTTATCGGCAGTGACGCCAGCTTAAACTTTTTTGGCAGCCTACTGCTCAAAGTCGGCACACCAAGAGGCTTTGTGGCCCAACCGACTTACTCGTCCATTGGCTATATTGGCCCAGCAGCGACAGGCATGAGCCTTGCAAAACAAGACCACCAACGTGTATTTGTATTCTCTGGAGATGGTGGATTTCAAATGACACCCCAGTGTTTGTCGACACAAACCAGATTTAAGCTCAACCCGATTATTTTTGTCATGGACAACGGTGTATATGGTGTAGAACAATGGTTGTACGACGCCGAAATATTCTCAAGCGATCAGCCATTCTTTGATTCATGTATTTTGCACCAGTGGGATTACTGTAAACTTGCCGATGTATTCGGCTGTAAAGGCTGGAAAGCCAATACGTACGAAGAGCTCAACGAGGCAATTTTGGGCGCGCTTGAAAACTTAGATAGCCCTTCACTAATACAAGTTCGCGTGCCACCTAAATCACTACCCGATAATGCTAAGTGGAAGAAAAAATAA